CCATTTTACTTTCCCAGCTTGGAGAGGTCGAAGTTGCTGTAAATGGTATTGCTAACCAGAGTAGCTTTCTTGTGATCTTGTTTCTTTTTGGTTTGAATACTGGTGGCGCAATTTTTCTTGCTCAGTATTGGGGTAAGAAAGACTTAGAAAACATGAAAAAAATACTTAGTTTAATGATATACTTTTCACTTATTATTGCCTTGGTATTTTTTATTATAACATTCTTTTTCCCAAAATTTTTCATTGCCATTTTCTCAAAAGATGAACGTGTTCTTGACAAAGGTGTCTTTTACTTAAAAATCATATCCATCTCATACTTTGGTCTTGCTTTGGAAGTCTGCTTCAGAACCTTTTTGCGTTCTGTTGAAAAGGCATTTATTCCTATGCTTTCATACGTTTATGGTACAATTCTACAAATCGGTTTAGCCTATTTTTTCTTAAGCGGTTCATTTAAAATGCCTAAGCTTGGAATTACTGGTATAGCAATAGCAATCACATTGTCTCGATTTATAATACCGTTTTACCAGATACTCAAAGCAGTACGCCTTAAGCTACCTTACACTTTTTCAATAAGGGGTATAAGCTCGCAATTCTTAAAAAAATTTCTTCATTATGCAACTCCTACAACTTTAAATGAAATTTCTTGGTCACTTGGTATGACAATGTATGGCATCATTTTCGGAAGAATGGGTACCCAAACCTACGCTGCACGTAATATATTGTCCTCCTTTGAAAATTACGTATGGACCTTCACCTTTGGTTTGGTCATAGCCTCATCTGTAATTGTCGGAAAATACATTGGACAGATGGAATACGAAAAAGCACAACAATTCAGTAAGAAGATCTTATTCTGGAATTCAGTTATAGGTTTACTATCTGCGTTCGCAATAGTGTTTGTGTATTACATGCTTTATGGCAAATTTGAGC
This DNA window, taken from Fervidobacterium sp., encodes the following:
- a CDS encoding MATE family efflux transporter; amino-acid sequence: MIKDVLKIAIPVSLENIIANTGTFVLTILLSQLGEVEVAVNGIANQSSFLVILFLFGLNTGGAIFLAQYWGKKDLENMKKILSLMIYFSLIIALVFFIITFFFPKFFIAIFSKDERVLDKGVFYLKIISISYFGLALEVCFRTFLRSVEKAFIPMLSYVYGTILQIGLAYFFLSGSFKMPKLGITGIAIAITLSRFIIPFYQILKAVRLKLPYTFSIRGISSQFLKKFLHYATPTTLNEISWSLGMTMYGIIFGRMGTQTYAARNILSSFENYVWTFTFGLVIASSVIVGKYIGQMEYEKAQQFSKKILFWNSVIGLLSAFAIVFVYYMLYGKFELEKDTKLILTYSMWVMLVGAPIKAFNGAAIVGVLRAGGDAKFAFLLETFTLWCFGVPLAFVGAFIWKQPLPIVYGLTLSDELVKSVIAYFRIRSKKWIRNVTISEEVIVSPVGIDGEHV